A single Blastopirellula retiformator DNA region contains:
- a CDS encoding rhomboid family intramembrane serine protease: protein MFIPYSTDAPLYHAPIATTSLIVVNVLLLFLWPVHFPDSSYALPALYQQMEEAHDSGELSDEDWQEFQDFFGEAPDDAEAGSSPSDDFDWRTLHYGDGIKPWQWLTGNFMHADVWHLLGNMLILWPFGALIEGKIGWLRFLLLYAGIGVFQSMIEQFLFLFLDVPTFSLGASAIIFGLIAIALVWAPMNDVKCFMLFGMRAWFFDLPVSVYCAFSIVFEMLIMYFTYDAESGGLISSSFFHVFGALIGLAVGVVMVRQNWVDCDNYDFFTVYFANPDAPREEKVDEVRLKAARQRSANLGLEQIRNILNEGGDPAIAYRAHQKLGHSNADWYLPEEDLLAIIQSYLKQKRGQEALPAMIEYARRGAAHQAPVRLRIAHLMVDTESRPAQALQVLSRIDPGTLAGQDRKRYSAIRKKAQEMKAAGVMEPAAEEI, encoded by the coding sequence GCCTGTTCACTTTCCAGACTCGTCGTACGCGCTGCCCGCCCTTTACCAGCAAATGGAAGAGGCGCACGATTCCGGCGAACTGAGCGATGAAGATTGGCAGGAATTCCAAGACTTTTTTGGGGAAGCTCCGGACGACGCCGAAGCGGGCTCGAGCCCCAGCGACGACTTCGACTGGCGAACGCTTCATTACGGCGACGGCATCAAGCCGTGGCAATGGCTGACCGGCAACTTCATGCATGCCGACGTCTGGCACCTCCTTGGCAACATGTTAATCCTGTGGCCCTTTGGCGCACTGATCGAAGGAAAAATCGGCTGGCTCCGTTTTCTGCTGCTGTATGCCGGCATTGGCGTCTTTCAGTCGATGATCGAGCAGTTCTTGTTTCTGTTTCTCGACGTTCCCACTTTTTCCCTGGGCGCGTCGGCGATCATTTTCGGTCTGATCGCGATCGCGCTTGTTTGGGCCCCGATGAACGACGTGAAATGCTTCATGCTGTTTGGCATGCGAGCCTGGTTTTTCGACTTGCCGGTTTCCGTCTACTGCGCATTTAGCATCGTGTTTGAAATGCTGATCATGTATTTCACGTACGACGCCGAGTCGGGAGGATTGATCAGCAGCAGCTTCTTTCACGTCTTCGGCGCCTTGATCGGACTGGCCGTCGGCGTAGTGATGGTCCGACAAAACTGGGTCGACTGCGACAATTACGACTTTTTCACCGTCTATTTCGCCAACCCCGATGCGCCAAGAGAAGAGAAGGTTGACGAAGTGCGGCTCAAAGCGGCCCGTCAACGCTCCGCGAATCTGGGACTCGAACAGATTCGAAATATCCTCAACGAGGGGGGAGATCCAGCGATCGCCTATCGCGCCCACCAGAAGTTAGGACACTCCAACGCCGACTGGTATCTTCCCGAAGAAGACCTGCTGGCGATCATCCAAAGCTATCTGAAACAAAAACGCGGCCAAGAAGCGTTGCCGGCGATGATCGAATACGCCCGCCGCGGCGCAGCCCACCAAGCTCCAGTGCGCCTGCGGATCGCCCACCTGATGGTCGATACCGAATCACGGCCTGCACAGGCGCTCCAGGTTCTATCTCGTATTGATCCTGGCACGCTCGCCGGCCAAGATCGCAAGCGGTATTCTGCGATCCGCAAGAAGGCCCAAGAAATGAAAGCCGCCGGCGTGATGGAGCCGGCGGCGGAAGAAATCTAG
- a CDS encoding thioredoxin family protein, with protein sequence MPWASSLESAKRLAAQKNQLVMVHFWAPNCPPCRMLDATLFKDPAFAAAVTKDYVPVKINAAEQTEIANQYGVDRWPQDVIILPSGQMVYRMVSKQEKDKAQYLAVLHGVAIKTAGMSQLASTATPEAQPVSYPGEAAAPGGSYSRFGAAPAAPQSQSRFSMPPAASTYSQNDATAPAAAPSQPTQSRFSTGGYAAAPANESTPQPSGYSAGPAAGSQYAAASAPPQAQPSTPPPTQSRFATQPSGSSYGEPSQTNQPPMRPAPQAQPQDRFAAQPAAQPQSQHASQSTPPQSSYASQSRQPAAAPAAAAAPQAQPQQSQQPEFALDGFCPVTLAEGMRWQKGDARWGAVHQGRVYLFASDVQQRKFLASPDRFSPVLSGNDPVAYIEQGRLVDGNRSHGLTYNGVLYLFSSEDNLKTFWSAPQRYAAQVQQAMLRNSQQLR encoded by the coding sequence ATGCCCTGGGCCTCCAGCCTCGAATCGGCCAAGCGATTGGCTGCGCAGAAGAACCAGCTTGTAATGGTGCACTTCTGGGCGCCCAATTGTCCCCCGTGCCGCATGTTGGACGCGACCTTGTTTAAAGATCCCGCGTTCGCTGCAGCGGTGACGAAAGACTATGTCCCGGTAAAGATCAACGCGGCCGAACAGACCGAAATCGCCAATCAATATGGCGTTGATCGTTGGCCTCAAGACGTGATTATTTTGCCCAGCGGCCAAATGGTTTACCGGATGGTCAGCAAGCAGGAAAAGGATAAGGCGCAGTACCTGGCGGTGCTGCATGGCGTCGCCATCAAGACCGCCGGCATGAGCCAGCTCGCCTCGACGGCCACTCCAGAAGCCCAGCCGGTCTCGTACCCAGGCGAAGCGGCTGCCCCCGGCGGTAGCTACTCCCGCTTTGGCGCCGCTCCGGCTGCCCCGCAAAGTCAGTCGCGCTTCTCGATGCCGCCTGCGGCTTCGACCTACTCGCAAAACGATGCGACTGCTCCGGCCGCGGCGCCAAGCCAGCCGACGCAATCGCGTTTCTCGACCGGTGGTTACGCCGCTGCTCCGGCAAACGAATCGACCCCGCAGCCGAGCGGCTATTCCGCTGGTCCTGCTGCCGGCAGCCAATACGCGGCCGCTTCCGCCCCGCCGCAGGCTCAGCCTTCGACTCCGCCGCCGACCCAGTCGCGGTTTGCAACTCAGCCGAGCGGATCTTCGTACGGCGAACCTTCGCAGACCAATCAACCGCCTATGCGACCGGCCCCGCAAGCTCAGCCGCAAGATCGCTTCGCCGCCCAACCGGCCGCCCAGCCGCAAAGCCAACACGCGTCGCAGTCGACGCCGCCGCAAAGCTCGTATGCTTCACAGTCGCGACAACCGGCTGCCGCTCCGGCCGCGGCCGCCGCGCCGCAGGCTCAACCGCAACAGTCTCAGCAGCCTGAGTTCGCGCTGGATGGCTTCTGCCCGGTGACGTTGGCTGAGGGGATGAGGTGGCAAAAAGGAGATGCTCGCTGGGGCGCCGTCCACCAGGGCCGCGTTTACCTGTTCGCTTCGGACGTGCAGCAGCGAAAATTCCTGGCCTCGCCTGATCGCTTCAGCCCGGTCCTGTCGGGAAATGATCCGGTCGCCTACATCGAACAAGGTCGCTTGGTCGACGGCAATCGCTCACACGGTTTGACGTACAACGGCGTGTTGTATCTCTTCTCCAGCGAAGACAACCTAAAGACCTTCTGGTCGGCCCCGCAGCGGTACGCCGCTCAGGTGCAGCAAGCGATGCTTCGCAACTCGCAGCAGCTTCGTTAA
- the rho gene encoding transcription termination factor Rho, whose protein sequence is MAKKRQARSRSGGGRRRGGQNDGQQGGRSRRQGGHRRSSAPSSNVPRNNLEQEEFEPGEPIPLEPGYGLLEMHPNGYGFLRSPENNYARERTDPFVPGTMIEKYQLREGLMLRGMVQRFRRGQGPRLRELTDVDGMLPEKYAMTSPFDKLTPINPREHLKLEIEGGPLTNRVVDLLTPLGKGQRALVVAPPRTGKTMLIQNLSRGISANYPEVKLVVLLIDERPEEVTDMQRNINGEVIASSLDRDVESHVRLSQLVIERGKRLAEMGHDVFLLLDSITRLARAFNKWVGDSGGTMSGGVNIKALDIPKKLFATARAFEEGGSLTIVGTALIDTGSRMDELIFQEFKGTGNMELVLDRKLADRRVWPAIDISQSGTRREELLLDEGTLGAVVALRRTLTSMHHIEAMEQLTRQLGKYKTNLEFVSLIAGTRNGH, encoded by the coding sequence ATGGCGAAAAAGAGGCAGGCCCGCTCTCGCTCTGGCGGCGGGCGGCGTCGAGGAGGCCAAAACGACGGACAACAAGGGGGACGTTCGCGTCGTCAGGGGGGACACCGTCGCTCTTCCGCTCCCAGTTCCAATGTGCCCCGCAACAATTTGGAACAAGAAGAATTTGAACCAGGCGAACCGATTCCGTTGGAACCTGGCTACGGCTTGCTCGAGATGCATCCCAACGGCTACGGCTTCCTTCGCAGTCCAGAAAACAACTACGCCCGCGAACGGACCGATCCGTTCGTGCCTGGCACGATGATCGAGAAGTACCAACTGCGTGAAGGCCTGATGCTTCGCGGCATGGTGCAGCGATTCCGCCGCGGCCAAGGCCCGCGTCTCCGCGAACTGACCGACGTCGACGGCATGCTTCCTGAGAAGTATGCGATGACCAGTCCGTTCGACAAGCTGACGCCGATCAATCCTCGCGAGCATCTCAAGCTCGAAATCGAAGGGGGCCCGCTCACCAATCGGGTCGTCGATCTGCTGACGCCGCTCGGCAAGGGGCAACGCGCCTTGGTCGTCGCTCCGCCGCGAACCGGCAAGACGATGCTGATCCAAAATCTCAGCCGCGGCATCTCGGCAAACTATCCGGAAGTCAAGTTGGTCGTGCTGTTGATCGACGAACGGCCGGAAGAAGTGACCGACATGCAGCGGAACATCAATGGCGAAGTGATCGCCAGTAGCCTCGACCGCGATGTCGAAAGCCACGTTCGCTTGTCGCAGCTAGTGATCGAACGCGGCAAGCGTCTGGCCGAAATGGGCCACGACGTCTTCCTGCTGCTCGACTCAATCACTCGCTTGGCTCGCGCCTTCAACAAATGGGTTGGCGATAGCGGCGGCACGATGTCTGGCGGCGTCAACATCAAGGCGCTCGACATCCCAAAGAAGCTGTTCGCCACGGCCCGCGCTTTTGAAGAAGGGGGCTCGCTGACGATCGTCGGCACCGCTCTGATCGACACCGGTAGCCGGATGGACGAGTTGATCTTCCAAGAGTTCAAAGGGACCGGCAACATGGAGTTGGTCCTCGATCGCAAGCTGGCCGACCGCCGCGTCTGGCCCGCGATCGACATCTCCCAGTCCGGCACTCGCCGCGAAGAGTTGCTGCTCGACGAAGGGACCTTGGGCGCCGTGGTCGCACTGCGACGCACCCTCACTTCGATGCACCACATCGAAGCGATGGAACAGCTCACCCGACAGCTTGGCAAGTACAAGACCAACTTGGAATTCGTCAGCCTGATCGCCGGTACCCGCAACGGGCACTAG
- a CDS encoding prolipoprotein diacylglyceryl transferase, which translates to MINPTYIVIMATAIALCSLLVRRSQQKLPLTREEKFGLGLGGFCGAMIGAKLPFVLYDLEGLWNGVAWFAHGKTIVCGLAGGYLGVEIAKWLMNIRIKTGDSFAAPVAFAIAIGRWGCFFGGCCFGTPTTLPWGVAFPTAVDDPLVLRHPTQIYESLFHLTMGFLLLWLERKGWFRGQLMKLYILVYLSYRFLTEMIRPEPRYLVGLTAYQWGAILLAIIFVWLWRRDAAALAAENAQKEPRPADAAAD; encoded by the coding sequence ATGATCAACCCGACGTATATCGTGATCATGGCGACGGCGATCGCGCTTTGCAGTTTGCTGGTGCGCCGCTCGCAGCAGAAGCTTCCGCTGACCCGAGAAGAAAAGTTCGGGTTGGGATTGGGCGGTTTTTGCGGCGCGATGATCGGCGCCAAGTTGCCCTTCGTGCTATACGACCTTGAGGGACTGTGGAATGGCGTCGCCTGGTTTGCGCATGGCAAGACGATCGTGTGCGGATTGGCGGGGGGCTATCTGGGAGTGGAAATCGCCAAGTGGCTGATGAACATCCGGATCAAGACGGGAGACTCGTTCGCAGCGCCGGTGGCGTTTGCGATCGCCATCGGCCGGTGGGGCTGTTTCTTTGGCGGCTGTTGTTTTGGAACGCCGACGACGTTGCCTTGGGGCGTGGCGTTTCCGACGGCGGTCGACGATCCGCTCGTCCTGCGGCATCCGACGCAAATCTACGAGAGCCTGTTTCACCTGACGATGGGTTTTCTGCTCTTGTGGCTAGAGCGGAAGGGTTGGTTCCGCGGGCAACTGATGAAGCTCTACATCTTGGTTTACCTCAGCTATCGCTTTCTGACCGAAATGATTCGTCCCGAGCCGCGGTATCTGGTCGGCCTGACCGCGTATCAGTGGGGAGCGATTCTGTTGGCGATCATCTTCGTTTGGCTGTGGCGACGCGATGCCGCGGCGCTGGCGGCGGAAAACGCACAAAAAGAGCCGCGCCCGGCGGACGCGGCTGCTGATTGA